ACCCTGGAAATCCGCGGAGCTGATTTCCAAGGAAACGTTCAAGTATGGAGCCTTCGAAGCTCGAGTCCGAGCAGCGGAAGGATCGGGGATGATCACCACCTTCTTCCTTTGGAAGGATGGATCCGAGCTTCCAGGTGCGAAGTGGCAGGAACAGGACTTCGAAATTTGGGGAAAGGATGGGTTGGTCCAGTCCCAAGCGATGACTCCGGGCGATCCACGCGTGGAACATACGGCGGTCCACCGACTCCCCACGAAGGCTTGGGAGCGGTACTACACCTATCGGATGGAGTGGACTCCCAAGAAGCTCTCGTTTTACATCGACGGCACGAAAGTGCGCGAAGAGACGGATCCGGTCGAGTTCGAAAAGTTGCTCGATCCCGCCAAAGCCGAGCCAGCCCAGTTGCGCACGGGTCTCTGGGCGGGTGATTTCGCCTGGTCCGGAGCCTTCGACGCGACAAAGGTGCCGCAGGCAAGTTTTGTCAATTGGCTGCAGGTCTTCGACTACACTCCGGGCGCGGGTCCGAACGGGTCCGATTTTTCGCTGCGATGGAGGGATAATTTCGACGGAATGAATTGGAATCGCTGGTGGTCCGCCAACTGGACCTTCGAATACTCCGTTAGCGACTACACCAACGGGAACCACAAGGCCAAGGATGGTGCGCTCGTCTCCGTTTTGACGACGTGGCAGAACGAGGGGACTTTCCCCCAGGTCCCCGTCGATGATGGTCAGCTTCTTCCGATCGAGGTGGCTCCACCTGCGCCGGTCCTGGATACCACGCCCATCGCCATTCCTTCGGAGTTTTCGGCCCTTCGATTGGCACGTGCGCTGGAGTACTCCGCGGGTGACGACGGAAACGGTACGGCTGCCGGGTGCGTGACCAGGGTCCCCAGCGTCGACATGGAGACCAACGACGACCCAGCCACCCAAGGGCTTTGCCACATCGGATTCACGGATGCGGGGGAATGGGTCGAGTACGATCTCATCGCCTCGGACGACGACCTTTACGATCTGCTGGTGGATGCCGGCTCCGGGTACGGGGGGAACACATTCCGTCTGTTCCTGGATGGAGCACCGGTTGGATCGACCATGATGGTCCCCACCACGGGATGGTCGAGCTTCTCGACCCACGAGGTGCTGGGTGTTCCGATGAATCAGGGGCGACATGTCCTTCGCGTCGTTTTCGACGAAGGCTATGTGAATCTCAATCGCCTGGAAGTCAGACTGCACCAGCCTTCCGTAATCGCTCCGATTTCCATTCCAGGTCGGCTCGATGCCACGAACTACGTCCGGTTTTTCGAAAACTCACCGGGTAACGAAGGTGGAGCGGGCAAGGCCGACGATGTTGACAAGGTCCAGAGCTCCGATCAAGGTGGCGGATTGGCCATCGGATACACAGATGGCGGCGAATGGCTTGAATACGATATCGATGTGTCGACTGCGGGGAAATACGATTTCACCGCTCGGATGGCTTCGGCGGAAGAACTCAGATGGATCGTGGTGAAGGTCGACGGTGTCGCAGTCACCGGGGCCATCGGTTCACCGTCGGAGGATTGGGACGTCTACGCCGATAGCACGGTGACGGGAATCCTCCTTTCCGCAGGCAAGCACACGGTGCAGATCTTTTTCGAGACCGGAAGATTGAACCTTCGCTATCTCGACATCGCGGCTTCCGCACCGGCGATTCCTTCCGTCGTGACAGGTGTTGTCGCGACTCCGTCCGATGCGACGGTTCAGCTTTTCTGGGAGGCCGTCGAAGGGGCGACTCGCTACAAGGTGTTGCGTGATGGAGCCCTGCTGCAACAGGTGATCGGAACCACGGCCACGGACAGAACGGTGGTCAATGGCGTGACTTACACCTATTCCGTCGTGTCCGGGAACGCCTCCGGAGACGCGGTTCCTTCGATCGGCGTGCAGGCTCGACCGGTCGCTCCGGCGGCTCCTTCGGCACCGACAGGATTTGTTGCAACCTCCGGAAACTCCCGTGTCGATCTGGTTTGGAGCGCTTCGATTGGCGCCACGGACTACCAGATCCTGCGGGGAGCGGGAGTCTCCGAACTGTCGGTGATCGCCTCGACCAGCGCTCTCTCGTATTCCGATGCATCCGTGGTCAACGGATCCTCCTACCGGTATGCGGTTCGGGGAGTGAACGGCTCCACCCTGGGAGTGTTGACCTCCACCGTCGCGGCCAATCCACGAGGATTGGCTCCCGCCATCGTGCTCGGTTTGACCGCCACGGCAGGCAATGCCTCGATCAACCTCGTCTGGCCTGCCTCCGCTGGAGCCACGGGGTACCGGGTTGTCCGACAGTCCGGCGGCACAACCACGACCAAAGCGGTTTCCGGGAACAACTACGTCGACTTGAGTCTGAGCAACGGACAGGCGTACTCCTACTCCGTCGTGGCATTGAACGAGTGGGGCGAAGCGGCGCCTTCCGCCTCCGTCACGGCGACTCCCATCGCACCACCGACAGCAACGCTGAGGGCGCAGTACAAGAACGGAAACGCGAGCGCATCGACCAACATGCTCTATCCTCGCTTCCAGTTGTTGAATGCGGGCACAACTTCGGTGGATCTTTCCAAGGTTACCATTCGCTATTGGTACACATCCGAGGGAAACCAAGCCCAGACCGGCTGGTTCGATTATGCGCAGATCGGAACGGCGAACTTGCTGGCAACCTTCGGAAGAGCTGCTCAAGTCAAGACAAATGCGGATTCGTATCTGCAGATATCGTTCAAGCCCTCGGCCGGCACTTTGGCTGCCGGAAGGAGCACGGGCGAGATCCAGACTCGCGTCAGCAAGGCGGATTGGAGCAACTACAACCAACTCAACGATGCTTCGTTCGGCGCGAACCAAACAGCATCGTTCGCCGATTGGAGTAAGATCACGGTCTATCTCGACGGGAAATTGGTCTGGGGTGTCGAGCCTTGATCCGATGAACCAGGAATGAACACGCAAGGCCGGCTTCCTGTCGGCCTTTTGTTTTAAGGGTCACCACCGAATGCAAACCAATCGGCACGCCATACTGATCGTCGCCCATCGATTTCCCGAGCAGGTCCATCGTCTCGCGGAGCGGCTCCAGCATCCTGGGGTCGATTTGTTCCTCCACGTGGATCGAAGAGTCAAAATTCGTCCATTTCTCCACCCTCGCCTGATTCCGGTCGATCGCCCCATTCCCATCGTTTGGAACGGGTTCGGACTCGTGCAGGCGACGCTTTCCTGGTTGCGCGCGAACCAGGGCAAAGGGTATCGAACCTTCACTTACCTCAGCGGACAGGATTATCCAACGATGGAGGTGGATCAAATTGTGAAGCAATTCGAATCCGGCAGGGACTTCTTGGTCGACACGGCGTGGTCGGAGATCGATCGGACGGGTCGATGGGGATGTTTCCACATCACCGATCCGAATCCTATGGTGCGCATTTTCGATCGCTTCCGCCGGAGGCTTGTGCCCTCAAACCGTGGAATTCGGCAGCTTCCCCGCGGACTGGAATATCGGTGCGGATCCGCCCTCTGGACGATGCCCTCCAGGGTGGTGGAGTGGATGCTCCCTTTTCTCGAGCAGCGTCCCGACATCGAAGGTTTTTTCCGCAACACCATCCATTCCGACGAGGTCTTCTACCAGACCGTCCTGAACTCGTCGCCCTTCGCCGATTCCTTGGGGGATCATGCCCATTACATCGATTGGTCCAGGGGGGCGCCGCATCCGGAGGTGCTCGACATGAACCATTTGGAGCACATCCGAGTGGGCAAACATCTTTTCGCACGGAAAGTGGAGCCCACGGCGAGCGCGGAGCTCCTGGATCTACTCGACCGTCGAAGAACGGGGGCGGAGGATCCTCGCCATCGTTCGTCCACATGACGCCAGAAATGAAATAGATTGGGAAGGTGGTCGATGCCCGTTCGCTCCCGACGAGTTGGATGAGCCGATCCCCCGGAACAATCTCTGTCATTATCAACCAGATCCGCCAGAAATTGGCGACTCTGCCAACGAAATTGGAGCCTCTCCATGGAGTCCACAACCAAGCCCGATGATTTCGGGGGTATGCTCGGAGCTTTCCTTGCCGGATTGAAGGGACAGGAGGGGTTCTTCCCCTATTTGCACAACGACATGTCGAAATTCGAACCCGGACAATCCTGGATCTACTATTCGGGACCATACTGGGGCACCGAGGAAGTCGCCGCGGGCGTCGGAGCCCTTCTCAAGGGGCATTGGCTCTCCGCTGGTGAATCCGTCAGGAAATTCGAATCAGCCTTCGCCCGGAAGATCGGTCAGAAGAAAGCCCTGATGGTCAACTCGGGCTCTTCCGCGAACCTCGTGCTGATTTCCGCGCTCAAGCGCCGCTTCGGATGGGTGGCGGGCGATGAGATCATCGTTTCTGTCGTGGGTTTTCCCACCACCGTGACCCCGGTGATCCAAAACGGGCTGGTACCGGTATGGGTTGATATCGAGATGGACTCGTTGAATTTCGACCTCGACCTGGTCGAGGCGAAGATCACGGACAGGACACGTGCGATCTTCGTTTCCCCCGTTCTCGCCAATCCCCCGGACATGGATCGCTTGATCGAACTCTGCCGGGTCAAGGGGCTCCAGTTGGTCCTCGACGATTGCGACAGTCTGGGATCCACTTGGCGCGGCAAGTTCCTCAACGAGTACGCCGTCGCCAGTTCCAACAGCTTCTATTCCTCCCATCACCTCTGTACCGGCGAAGGCGGAATGGTGGTCTCCGACGACGAAGAGCTGATGAAAATCGCCAGATCCCTGGCTTGGTGGGGTCGTGCTTGCGTCTGCGTCGGAGAAGCGAATCTTCTGCGGAACGGTTGCTGTGGCAACCGGTTCGATCGTTGGCTGCCCGAGTACGACCAGATCGTCGATCATCGTTACATCTTCCAGGAGCTCGGCTTCAATCTGAAGCCTCTAGATCTCCAGGGGGCGATCGGGCTTGTCCAGCTGGAGAAGTTCGACGAGATCCATTCCCGTCGCCGTCGTGCCAAGGAAAGGATCGGATCCAGCTTCGAGAGGCTCCTTCCGGTGCGTGTTCCCGGTGAGCGTGTCCACGCGGAGGCTTCATGGTTCGGTGTGCCGGTGGTATGTCCGGATGCCAATTTGAAGCGCGCGCTCGTCGCCCATCTGGAAAACCACAAGATCCAGACGCGCAACTACTTCTCCGGGAACATCCTCTTGCATCCCGCGTTCACGCAGTTCGGAAATTGGCGAGACTACCCCAACGCGAGCAAGGTCCTGGACCAGGTCTTCTTCGTCGGGTGCGCACCCCACTATACCGAGGCGGTGTTCGACTATTTCAACGAGGTTCTCGGGAAGTTCCAGGCTTGATCTTCCGGTGGTAGGCCTCCACGTTCCGGAGGCCTATCGCCAACAGGTCAGGGGTTCCGCAGAAGCTCGCAGATTCTGACGACGTCCGACTCCGCGAGCGTCGGATAGATGGGCAGGCAGAGGATGCCTTTGGCGGCACGATGGGCGACCGGCAGGTTCGCGGGGGATGCCGAAGGAAGTCCTCGGTACACCGGAAATTCGCTGATCAACGGATAGAAGTACCTGCGGGAGTAGAAGCCGTTGTCCTTCAGATGGTCGTACACCTGATCCCTGCTCCGTCCATAGACGGACTCGTCGATGGAGATGGGGAAATATCCGTAATTGTGATCGATCCCCTCCGGGATGTTCATCATGTTGAGACCGGGGATTCCTGTCAACCGCTCCCGGTAAACTTGATCGACCTTGCAGCGCATCCGGATGTTCTCGTCGACATACTTGAGTTGCAGCAGCCCGTAGGCGGACTGGATCTCGTTGAGCTTGGCGTTGATTCCGGGGGCGACGACGGTGAGTTCGTTGGCGAATCCGAAATTCTTCAGATAGTCGATGCGATTTTTCGTTTTCAGGTCGGGGCTGACAATCGCGCCACCTTCGATGGTGGTGAATACCTTCGTGGAGTGGAAGCTCAGGATCGACAGATCACCCTGGCGAAGAATCGAAGTGCCATTTTGTCGGATGCCGAAGGCGTGAGCGGCATCGTAGATCAATTTCAGCCCGAACGTGTCGGCGATTTGTTGGATTCGTTCGTTCGCACACGGATTGCCGTAGACATGGACGGGAAGGATCGCGGTGGTCTGAGGGGTGATGGCCGCTTCGATCTTCTCCGGGTCCAGATTGTAGGTGTTGGGGTCGATGTCAACGAACACCGGCTTGATGTTGTTCCACCAGAGGGCATGTGTCGTGGCCACGAAGCTGAACGGGGTGGTGATGACCTCGCCCCCGATATGGAGCGCTTGCAATGCCGTCAGCAAAGCTAGGGTCCCGTTCGAGAACAGGGAGATGTACTCGACTCCGAGATGCTTGCACAACGCCTCCTCCAGTTCCTCGTGGAAGGGACCCTGGTTGGTGAGCCATTTGCTCTCCCATATTTTTTCCAGGTAGGCTGTGAATTCTTCCAGGGGTGGCATGTTCGGTTGGGTGACGTAGATCATGCTGTGCCTCTTTTCGCGCGAAGCTTGGACAGGAAGATGGATTTCATCTCGAGGTATGGGGCGAGCCTCACCAACTCGGAGAGCCCCACCACCAGGGTGATGCCCAGGGAAACCTGCAGGAAAAATAGAGCCTTCGGCCCGAGTGGCGCGAATCCCGCGAGCCACACCAACGCGGCCATCGCCGAAACCACGAGAATGTTCGGAAGCAGGTCCCGAACCTGTTCGGAGACGGGGTAGTCCACCAGCTTGCCCGAATAGAAGCTGTTGACGAAATACGCCAGGACCGAGGCACCGATCATTCCCCAAAGCATCGCATGGATGCCCAGGAAGATCCCCATCAGGATCACGGGAAGAGCGATCACCTTCTTGATGATTTCCAGACGCAGGAACAGTCCTGAGAATCCACGTACCCAGATGATCTCGAGATTCAACGCATGGAGTGGATAAAGGATCGTGGCCATGCACAGAAGCTGGAGAAACGGGACGACCTCCACCCATTTCGGTCCGAGGAGGAAGGCGACGATGCTGCTCGCCGAAGCCGCCATCCCGGCCATGAGAGAAAACACCACGAGGGTGATCATCTTGATCAGCCTGCTGTAGGCGGACTTCAGTTTGTCCTGCGGCATCTGGGCGAGCAGAGGAGCCGAAACCCGCTGGATGATGCTCGTGAACCCGGAAGAGGGGATTTCCGAGAATTGGCTGGCCCGTTGGTAGAACCCGAGATCTTCGATCCGGAAGAACTTTCCGATGATGACTTTGTAGAGTTCGTCGTATCCGCGGTCGATGACACCCGAGAGGAGCATCTTGTAACCGAAGCCGAACATATCCCGGAACGACTTCGTGTCGAAAACCCAAAGAAGGCGGAAGTTTCCGAAGATCCAGTAGAGCGAGGAATTGATGGCGCTCTCGAGGATCATGCGGATGATGAGGCTCCAGATGCCGTGTCCGGACCAGGCCAGGTAGATGCCGACGGCGCTCGAAAGGATGGTGGAGGAGAGGGTGATGAACGCCTGTGTCCGGAAATCGATCAGTTTCGCGAACTGGATCCTTTGCACGAGGGAGAGCGCGTTGATGACCAGGACGACACCGTACACCCGGATCAGCGCCGCGAGTTCGGCGACCTCGAAGAAGGCCGCGATGAGCGGGGCGAGAGCGAAGAAGACGCCGTACAGGACGATGCCCATCGCGAGATTGAAGAAGAACACCGTGCTGAAGTCCTCCGGTCGGCTGTCCTTCCGGATGACCAGGGACTGGGAAAATCCGCTATCGAGGAAGATGTGGGAGAATGTGACAAATACTGTCACCATTCCCAGCACTCCGTACTCCTTGGGGGAAAGGAGTCTCGCCATGACGATTCCGACCAGGAACTGGAGGAACTTGTTCCCGATGTTGTCGATGAAGCTCCAGGAAATGCCCTTGATGGCCTTGTCGCGATGCGAACTCATCTTGTGTGGATCCCCTGGATGGATGGGGCGGCCTCGCCTGGTCTTGCCGAACACCGCGGGAGATAGTTAGAAATCGCCCGCTCAGCGGAGGACATCGACGATCCAGGTTCCATCGGGCAGGCGGTTGAGGGTGTGGATTCCGTAGGTTCCCGCGGGCGGGGAGATCCGACCGAGGGCGGATTCGGCGAAATCCTCGACGGTCAATCGCTCGATTCGACGGATGAGAAGGCCGGTACCGTAGCCCGCACGGCAATCCTGGGCCGGGCGAATGAGAGAGCCTTGATGGCGGAACACCTGACCAGCCGGCCGGGAACCGGCCACCGAGACCGACAGTGGGTTCATCCGATGGGGTTCGAAAACGTCCTGGAACAGGCTCTTGGCATGGAACAGGCAGAGTTCCGCGGAATGGTCCCCGGGGTGCGTGCCTCCCGCGGAGACGAACAGCCACCACCGGCCTTCATCGTGGAGGAGGCAGGGGTCGTGGAAGGGGCGTCCGGAGAGGAGCGTGCGAACCTTGGTCCAGCGATCGGGAAACCGTTCGCAGGCCCACAGGGCGACCTCGCCCGCTTCCCCGGTTTCTGGCATCAGAAACAGGCGGCCTTCGAATTCGAAGACATTGGGCCAGGACAGGTGGTGAGGGAGATGCAGGATTTCCTCTTCGATCACGTCCCAGTTCGATCCCGAACGCCGTGCCGCACGAAGTCGACCGCGATCGGCGTGTTTCTGCTCCTCGAAAAGGATCCAATCCACCCCATCCACACGCACGGAGAAAGGGTCGGCCCTGAGGGTCTTCTTCGCGGGGAGGAGGGGTTCGGTCCGAGCGGTTCCGAAATGGAATGGATTCGTGAGGAGCCGGTCGACTTGCCAGAATCTGCCACCGTCCAATTGGTTGCGCACCAGGCGCTGGCGGGTGGTGCGGAAGGGGACATGCACCTCCGCGGGAAGTCGGTCATGGTCCGAGCGACTTCCCAACAGGTTTGCCAGATTCCGCCTCGCCGCGGATTCCAAGACGGGGCGGAAGGAGAACGGCGATCCGTGCAGGATCGCCTCGAAGGGCCAAGGAGGGTGGCGATCCACCTTGAGGCTCGCCTGGATCCGATCCCCTCCCATCCAAGCTCGCAGGGCATCGGAAAGCCCGTAGGGTTTGCCCTCTGGATTGAGGATGGTGTATTGCGGATCGGGAGGGTTGGTGGACGTCATGGATGGTCTCGGGTGAATGCGTTGCGGATCGGGGCGTTCGGAAGGCAGTCAGTCCACTTCTACGCGGACCCAACGGCGGATTTCCGCGATCTTCTCCTCGCACTCCGAAGAAGATCCAAATCTGAGCAGCAGGATCCCGAGAATTCCCGTCGAGCTCGAAAATGCCGCGACTTCCTCCCCCGGCTGGACGGTCAGCATGATGTCGACGACATACGAGGCGCGGAACTCGGGATCGATCTCCAGGCTCCGGAATTTTCCAGCCACCAGGCTGTTGATCGCGTAGGAGGCCCAGGCGCCTCGCTGCTCCTCCATGTGGACATGGCTCAAGTCCTCGCCGATCGCGGCTTGGATGGCCAGGGTGGTGAGATCCACTCCCGTGGCGAGTTTGGTGATCTGCGGGATGCCATGGCTGCCTGCGCGTGGGCCGATCTCCATGATGACCGGTTCTCCCTCGGAGTCGATCCGGACATCGAAGTTGTAGACTCCGGACTGCATGTCCAGGAGGTCGAACAACCTTTGGATCTCCAGGTGCATTCGATCCTGAACCTGGAGGGTGTGCCTGAAAGGAATGGTCAGGGCGACCGCGACATAAGGAGCGGCGGGATCGCGGGTGTCGTTGTTGAACGAACGAAACGCGAGCTTGCCCTTCCAGGAAAAACCGTCTCCGCTCATCGGAGGAGGGAGATCGACCAGGAAATCCTCCACGATGAATTCCCCCTTCGGGGAGTATCCAAGCGCGAATTCGATGGCCTCGGCAAGCTCGCTCGGATGTTCGACCTTTTTGACGCCTCGGCTCCCCGACGAATCGACCGGCTTCACGATCACCGGAAGCCGGAACTT
This DNA window, taken from Fibrobacterota bacterium, encodes the following:
- a CDS encoding lipopolysaccharide biosynthesis protein is translated as MSSHRDKAIKGISWSFIDNIGNKFLQFLVGIVMARLLSPKEYGVLGMVTVFVTFSHIFLDSGFSQSLVIRKDSRPEDFSTVFFFNLAMGIVLYGVFFALAPLIAAFFEVAELAALIRVYGVVLVINALSLVQRIQFAKLIDFRTQAFITLSSTILSSAVGIYLAWSGHGIWSLIIRMILESAINSSLYWIFGNFRLLWVFDTKSFRDMFGFGYKMLLSGVIDRGYDELYKVIIGKFFRIEDLGFYQRASQFSEIPSSGFTSIIQRVSAPLLAQMPQDKLKSAYSRLIKMITLVVFSLMAGMAASASSIVAFLLGPKWVEVVPFLQLLCMATILYPLHALNLEIIWVRGFSGLFLRLEIIKKVIALPVILMGIFLGIHAMLWGMIGASVLAYFVNSFYSGKLVDYPVSEQVRDLLPNILVVSAMAALVWLAGFAPLGPKALFFLQVSLGITLVVGLSELVRLAPYLEMKSIFLSKLRAKRGTA
- a CDS encoding DegT/DnrJ/EryC1/StrS family aminotransferase — translated: MESTTKPDDFGGMLGAFLAGLKGQEGFFPYLHNDMSKFEPGQSWIYYSGPYWGTEEVAAGVGALLKGHWLSAGESVRKFESAFARKIGQKKALMVNSGSSANLVLISALKRRFGWVAGDEIIVSVVGFPTTVTPVIQNGLVPVWVDIEMDSLNFDLDLVEAKITDRTRAIFVSPVLANPPDMDRLIELCRVKGLQLVLDDCDSLGSTWRGKFLNEYAVASSNSFYSSHHLCTGEGGMVVSDDEELMKIARSLAWWGRACVCVGEANLLRNGCCGNRFDRWLPEYDQIVDHRYIFQELGFNLKPLDLQGAIGLVQLEKFDEIHSRRRRAKERIGSSFERLLPVRVPGERVHAEASWFGVPVVCPDANLKRALVAHLENHKIQTRNYFSGNILLHPAFTQFGNWRDYPNASKVLDQVFFVGCAPHYTEAVFDYFNEVLGKFQA
- a CDS encoding family 16 glycosylhydrolase produces the protein MAKKPRYTAIVALGLLCSAIAQAKPWKSAELISKETFKYGAFEARVRAAEGSGMITTFFLWKDGSELPGAKWQEQDFEIWGKDGLVQSQAMTPGDPRVEHTAVHRLPTKAWERYYTYRMEWTPKKLSFYIDGTKVREETDPVEFEKLLDPAKAEPAQLRTGLWAGDFAWSGAFDATKVPQASFVNWLQVFDYTPGAGPNGSDFSLRWRDNFDGMNWNRWWSANWTFEYSVSDYTNGNHKAKDGALVSVLTTWQNEGTFPQVPVDDGQLLPIEVAPPAPVLDTTPIAIPSEFSALRLARALEYSAGDDGNGTAAGCVTRVPSVDMETNDDPATQGLCHIGFTDAGEWVEYDLIASDDDLYDLLVDAGSGYGGNTFRLFLDGAPVGSTMMVPTTGWSSFSTHEVLGVPMNQGRHVLRVVFDEGYVNLNRLEVRLHQPSVIAPISIPGRLDATNYVRFFENSPGNEGGAGKADDVDKVQSSDQGGGLAIGYTDGGEWLEYDIDVSTAGKYDFTARMASAEELRWIVVKVDGVAVTGAIGSPSEDWDVYADSTVTGILLSAGKHTVQIFFETGRLNLRYLDIAASAPAIPSVVTGVVATPSDATVQLFWEAVEGATRYKVLRDGALLQQVIGTTATDRTVVNGVTYTYSVVSGNASGDAVPSIGVQARPVAPAAPSAPTGFVATSGNSRVDLVWSASIGATDYQILRGAGVSELSVIASTSALSYSDASVVNGSSYRYAVRGVNGSTLGVLTSTVAANPRGLAPAIVLGLTATAGNASINLVWPASAGATGYRVVRQSGGTTTTKAVSGNNYVDLSLSNGQAYSYSVVALNEWGEAAPSASVTATPIAPPTATLRAQYKNGNASASTNMLYPRFQLLNAGTTSVDLSKVTIRYWYTSEGNQAQTGWFDYAQIGTANLLATFGRAAQVKTNADSYLQISFKPSAGTLAAGRSTGEIQTRVSKADWSNYNQLNDASFGANQTASFADWSKITVYLDGKLVWGVEP
- a CDS encoding carbamoyl-phosphate-synthetase, whose protein sequence is MKKLLVLGASPSQIPMIERAKELGIRVFTCDNRPSNPGHKLAHASFDVDIVDKPGVLRLVRELGVDGVICTSDLAAPTAAWVCEQANLPTNPYESVLTLCDKSRFRAFQRRHGFRCPAAEGFSKDRIGELDLSKFRLPVIVKPVDSSGSRGVKKVEHPSELAEAIEFALGYSPKGEFIVEDFLVDLPPPMSGDGFSWKGKLAFRSFNNDTRDPAAPYVAVALTIPFRHTLQVQDRMHLEIQRLFDLLDMQSGVYNFDVRIDSEGEPVIMEIGPRAGSHGIPQITKLATGVDLTTLAIQAAIGEDLSHVHMEEQRGAWASYAINSLVAGKFRSLEIDPEFRASYVVDIMLTVQPGEEVAAFSSSTGILGILLLRFGSSSECEEKIAEIRRWVRVEVD
- a CDS encoding DegT/DnrJ/EryC1/StrS family aminotransferase, which translates into the protein MIYVTQPNMPPLEEFTAYLEKIWESKWLTNQGPFHEELEEALCKHLGVEYISLFSNGTLALLTALQALHIGGEVITTPFSFVATTHALWWNNIKPVFVDIDPNTYNLDPEKIEAAITPQTTAILPVHVYGNPCANERIQQIADTFGLKLIYDAAHAFGIRQNGTSILRQGDLSILSFHSTKVFTTIEGGAIVSPDLKTKNRIDYLKNFGFANELTVVAPGINAKLNEIQSAYGLLQLKYVDENIRMRCKVDQVYRERLTGIPGLNMMNIPEGIDHNYGYFPISIDESVYGRSRDQVYDHLKDNGFYSRRYFYPLISEFPVYRGLPSASPANLPVAHRAAKGILCLPIYPTLAESDVVRICELLRNP